In the genome of Noviherbaspirillum saxi, the window CAGGCTTGAATCCGACAGGGCGGCAATACGGATCGCGACATCGATCCCTTCGCCTATCAGATCTACCACCCGGTCATTGAGGTTCAGCGTTACGGCAACATCGCGATGCTCCGCTAAAAAAGAGGGAATCAGCGGTGCGACATGCTGACGACCAAATCCCGCCGGCGCCGAGATCAGCAAATGTCCGCTCGCGCGCGCGCTACGTTCCGATACGGCCGACTCTGCATTTTCCAGATCGGCCAGGATCTTTTGGCAATCCTCCAGAAAGGCAATGCCCTCATTGGTCAGTGCGATCTTGCGCGTGCTTCTCTGCAGCAGTTTGACGCCCAGCCTTTCTTCAAGCGCATCCAGTCTCCGGCCTATCATGGCAGGTGCAATGCCTTCGGCTCGCGCAGCTGCGGAAAGACTGCCTTTTGCCGCCACGTCAACAAAAGTGGAAATCTGTTTGAATTGATCCATGCATCAACCGTAGTGCCTAATACTAAAACGCAATAATAAAGTGATTTTTCGTTTAGCTTATGAGTATTTATATTGAATATACTCAAAGTCCATTACAAGGCGTTTAACCATGACCATACAAGCCATTGCTTTTGATGCGTACGGGACACTTTTCGATGTGTATTCCATCGGCGCGCTTGCCGAACGGCTGTTTCCCGGTAACGGAGCACAACTGGCAGAATTGTGGCGCGACAAGCAGATTGAATATACGCGGCTGCGAACCATGTGCTCGACTTACAAACCGTTTTGGGAAGTTACGCAGGATGCCCTTGTCTTTTCATGCCGAAAACTTGGGCTCGATCTGACTTTGGATGCGCAGAACAGCCTGATGGGTCAGTATGCAAAGCTACAATCTTTCCCGGAAAATCTTGGCGTGCTGCGCAAGTTGAAAGATATGGGATTGAAGCTTGCTATCCTGTCCAATGGCAATCCGCAGATGCTGGATTCCGCTGTCGAAGCGGCCGGCATGCGCAGCATTTTTCACCACATACTGTCGGTCGACACGGTAAAAAAATTCAAGACTGCGCCGGAAGCATACCAACTGGCGCCCGACGTCTTCGGTCTATCGGCAAGAAATATTCTCTTCGTCTCCAGCAATTGCTGGGACGCCTGCGGGGCAAGCTGGTTCGGTTACACCACCTTCTGGGTCAATCGCGCCAATGCGCCTCTGGAGGAATTGGGAGTGACACCGGATGCCACCGGGTCCGACATGACTTCATTGCTGCAATTTGTAAAAAAACATATTGGTGAACCGAAATGAGTGCCTGGCAAATTGCCTTGGTTGGCATTGCCGCCTTTTGCGCAGGTGCGATGAACTCGGTCGCCGGCGGAGGAACCTTTTTCTCTTTTCCCGCACTGCTTGCCGCCGGTGTACCGCCGGTTGCAGCGAATGCCAGCAATTCCGTCGCGTTGTGGCCAGCCAGTCTTTCCGGTGCCTGGGCTTACCGCAGGGAACTCGCACGCTATAAACGCTACCTGATTCCAATGGGAATCGTGTCCTTCATCGGGGGAATTGGCGGCAGCCTGTTGTTGCTGGCAACGCAGGATGCCACTTTTTCCAGGCTTATCCCCTGGCTGCTATTGTTCGCCACCGTGCTGTTTGCGTTTTCTGGAAAGATATCCGCATGGCTGCGCGGCGCCGATGCAGGCAAGCCGAACAACAGCCCAACAGCACTTGCCGGGCAGATGGTCGTTTCGGTGTATGGCGGCTTCTTCGGTGCCGGCATGGGTATCCTGATGCTCGCAAGCCTGGCGATGGCGGGACACGACGATGTTCATGAAATCAACGCGATCAAGAATCTGCTGTCGGCCATCATCTAT includes:
- a CDS encoding LysR family transcriptional regulator is translated as MDQFKQISTFVDVAAKGSLSAAARAEGIAPAMIGRRLDALEERLGVKLLQRSTRKIALTNEGIAFLEDCQKILADLENAESAVSERSARASGHLLISAPAGFGRQHVAPLIPSFLAEHRDVAVTLNLNDRVVDLIGEGIDVAIRIAALSDSSLIGVKLADNKRVVVASPAYLKRHGAPASLDDLARHNCLAMSSEGSQRGWTFRQNGKNVTLKVTGNMVCNDGAVLHEWALSGKGLAWRSMWEVGAAIESGTLVTVLDEFAAPGNDIYAVFAQRRHLPLRIRAFVDFLRHAYAQSDYWRKG
- a CDS encoding sulfite exporter TauE/SafE family protein, which codes for MSAWQIALVGIAAFCAGAMNSVAGGGTFFSFPALLAAGVPPVAANASNSVALWPASLSGAWAYRRELARYKRYLIPMGIVSFIGGIGGSLLLLATQDATFSRLIPWLLLFATVLFAFSGKISAWLRGADAGKPNNSPTALAGQMVVSVYGGFFGAGMGILMLASLAMAGHDDVHEINAIKNLLSAIIYSVTVLTFVIAGAVSWPYTLIMLATATLGGYWGASIARKIPAVWLRRFIITIGFMLTVFYFYKTL
- a CDS encoding haloacid dehalogenase type II, producing MTIQAIAFDAYGTLFDVYSIGALAERLFPGNGAQLAELWRDKQIEYTRLRTMCSTYKPFWEVTQDALVFSCRKLGLDLTLDAQNSLMGQYAKLQSFPENLGVLRKLKDMGLKLAILSNGNPQMLDSAVEAAGMRSIFHHILSVDTVKKFKTAPEAYQLAPDVFGLSARNILFVSSNCWDACGASWFGYTTFWVNRANAPLEELGVTPDATGSDMTSLLQFVKKHIGEPK